Proteins from a genomic interval of Puniceicoccaceae bacterium:
- the sufT gene encoding putative Fe-S cluster assembly protein SufT produces the protein MEDDRILTRDVEATLIPQGEPFTLKEGSNVVITHRLGGNFTVMTANGMFRISRHNADALGETPEPEVPVSASSGGSGSEAEPDIEDIWAELKQVFDPEIPVNIVDLGLVYSVEIQKKDERNHIEVAMSLTAPGCGMGPVIADDAKCRLLAVEGVDSANVEIVWDPPWHQDMISEEGKMELGLI, from the coding sequence ATGGAAGATGATCGCATCCTAACCCGCGATGTGGAAGCTACCTTGATTCCCCAAGGTGAACCCTTCACCCTGAAGGAAGGCAGCAATGTGGTGATCACGCATCGCCTGGGAGGCAATTTCACTGTGATGACTGCCAATGGCATGTTCCGCATTTCGCGGCATAACGCTGATGCCCTTGGTGAAACTCCAGAACCTGAGGTTCCGGTATCGGCTTCATCGGGAGGCTCTGGTTCTGAAGCTGAGCCTGACATTGAAGACATCTGGGCGGAACTGAAACAGGTGTTTGATCCGGAAATTCCGGTCAACATTGTGGATCTGGGTCTGGTGTACAGCGTCGAAATCCAGAAGAAGGACGAACGGAACCATATTGAAGTGGCAATGTCATTGACGGCACCAGGTTGTGGCATGGGACCCGTGATTGCCGATGATGCCAAGTGCCGACTGCTTGCTGTGGAAGGTGTGGACAGTGCCAATGTGGAAATCGTCTGGGATCCACCCTGGCATCAGGACATGATTTCTGAAGAGGGAAAGATGGAGTTGGGACTCATCTGA
- the sufD gene encoding Fe-S cluster assembly protein SufD: protein MSNTIVNPAAPVPSGPLAQESTFEAFLQSHAGENAWIESKRREAWQQFQALEMPKRKDETWRFASRLQLDFADYHLGDKPAAEVVDCVVSGSNLHSRTEARLVFADNHLVHVDPISPELSEKGVIFESLPEAIVQHADLLERYLFQEEAHLGSEKFMALHHALSHGGGVVFVPKGVVIESPLMIYHWTTQPNVAVFPHTLVIAEESASVNVIDVFQSVSPTLPALCIASGNIYAGANAQVLRKCVQNWSSQTLSFQADATAVRRDATTKTLAVNLGGKRSRFENQVRMAEPGSHATLYSLTVAQGDQEFDQRTFQSHDAPNAVSDLLYKNALLDNSRTIFSGMIQVAKDAQQTDAYQTNRNLLLSPTADANSLPGLEIKANDVKCSHGATTGQLDPEELFYMMQRGIPKRVAQQLMVFGFFEEVIEKFEDPEIQESVRKLVQSKFHL, encoded by the coding sequence ATGAGTAACACGATAGTGAACCCGGCTGCGCCGGTACCTTCAGGACCGCTTGCGCAGGAATCGACCTTTGAGGCGTTCCTGCAGTCACACGCGGGAGAAAATGCCTGGATCGAAAGCAAGCGCCGTGAGGCATGGCAGCAATTTCAGGCCTTGGAAATGCCAAAGCGCAAGGACGAGACCTGGCGCTTTGCCAGTCGACTGCAGCTGGATTTTGCCGACTATCACCTGGGTGACAAACCTGCTGCGGAGGTGGTCGATTGTGTGGTATCCGGCTCCAATCTGCATTCGCGCACCGAAGCAAGGCTTGTTTTTGCCGACAATCATCTGGTGCATGTGGATCCCATTTCGCCGGAATTGAGCGAGAAGGGCGTGATTTTTGAATCGCTGCCAGAGGCGATTGTGCAACACGCTGATTTGCTGGAGCGGTACTTATTCCAGGAAGAGGCGCACCTTGGCAGTGAAAAGTTCATGGCACTGCACCATGCCTTGTCGCATGGTGGAGGCGTTGTCTTTGTGCCCAAGGGAGTTGTGATCGAATCGCCCCTGATGATTTACCACTGGACCACGCAGCCGAATGTAGCGGTCTTTCCGCATACACTCGTGATCGCGGAGGAGTCTGCATCGGTAAATGTCATTGACGTCTTCCAGTCTGTGAGTCCCACGCTTCCGGCTCTGTGCATTGCATCGGGAAACATTTACGCTGGCGCAAATGCGCAGGTCTTGCGCAAGTGTGTGCAAAATTGGAGTTCGCAGACTCTTTCCTTTCAGGCGGACGCGACGGCTGTACGCCGGGACGCCACCACCAAAACCCTTGCGGTGAATCTCGGTGGCAAACGCTCGCGTTTTGAAAATCAAGTCCGCATGGCGGAACCCGGTTCCCATGCAACATTGTATTCCCTGACCGTCGCGCAGGGTGATCAGGAGTTTGACCAGCGCACCTTCCAGTCACACGACGCACCCAATGCGGTTTCGGATCTGCTGTATAAGAACGCGTTGCTGGATAACAGCCGAACGATCTTCTCCGGCATGATTCAGGTAGCAAAGGATGCGCAGCAGACCGATGCGTATCAAACGAACCGCAATTTGTTGCTCAGTCCCACCGCCGATGCCAATTCATTGCCCGGTCTCGAGATCAAGGCAAATGATGTGAAGTGCAGTCATGGTGCGACGACGGGGCAGCTGGATCCCGAAGAGTTGTTCTACATGATGCAGCGTGGCATTCCAAAGCGTGTGGCGCAGCAGCTCATGGTTTTCGGCTTCTTCGAGGAAGTGATTGAGAAATTTGAAGATCCGGAAATTCAGGAAAGTGTGCGCAAGCTTGTGCAATCGAAGTTTCACCTCTAG